The genomic interval AGTCAAAGCTCTTACACCTCCGTCATTAAAATCTCCTGCAACCATAAGTGCAACACCGGGAAATGCAACAAATTTGCCCAGACTTACCATAATGTCTGCAATGGTGTGATCTACATTTAAATTGTCGTGAGAGCTTTTGGCTAACTTATTCTGTGTCTCGTCGGACATAATGAGCGTAATTTCATCAGCAGTATAGCCAAGATCAATTAATATGTGGTATGCATTTTCAGCATCTTCTTTAGTTGCAAAAACACCTGTTACTGTACAGATATTTTTTTTGTTGTATCCATTTTCCATCTACACTGCGATTAGGTCAAAAAGTATTGTTCTTTCTTACCATTAAAAAATAATTATACCAAAAAATGAAAAATCCTTTTTCCAGGAGTTACAGCCTATCTGATTAAGGCGCAGTCGTTTCAGGGATATATACGGTGGATATTTTTGGTGGCGGTTATTCTACACTTTGACAAATTCACAAAGAAAAATCCCAAAAACAGTAACTATAAAAGTTGTTTGCCTTTCACAAAGGAGGCATTCCCGCCTTATGTAACTTTAAGTCAAATAAGCTAAATTCAAAATGAACAGATCTATTCTTAATAAACGTATTGCAGGAGCAAGCCTCCTTTTGCTGATCGGATTAAATATAACGGGTTTTGCCCAAACCGGAGTGGGTACCAAAGCGCCAAAGGGCGCTGAAGTATTTCTGGATGGAAGCCGTAAAATGCTGGATGAAAAATGGATATACTGGGAAGGCCCGAGGTTTGCTGCCAAACCACCCATTAAATGGACTGTTGTGAAAGATCCGGTTGATGGTGGAAATGTGATCAACTGTAACGACCCTGTTTCGGCAGGTGGTTTGTACGGATCAGCTGACATTGTGACCAAAAAACAATTCAGGGATTTTCGGGGGCATGTTGAATTTCTGATCACTAAAGAAGGTGGAAATAGCGGTGTTTATCTGCAAAACCGTTATGAAATTCAGGTACTGGATGGCGATACCACTTCGCACGGAATGGCCGCTGTGATCAACGAATCGAAATCTCCCTATCATGCTTACAATGGCATTGGCAAATGGAATTCCTACGATATTCTATTTCGGGCGGCCCGGTTTAAAGATGGAAAACTGACAGAAAAACCTATGGTCACTCTGTATTTCAATGGCAAAAAAGTACACAGCAATCAGCAGATAAGTCAGGTTTGGGGCGGCCCAAATTCAGGAATTGACGGTGGAAATGATGGTGGAAAAGGAATTACTGATACACCGGGAGGACTGAAATTACAGTCAGAAGGACACGATGTGTATTTCCGGAACATCTGGATTAAAGAGGAAAATTTGAAAGAAGCAAATACAGATTTCTGATGAATAATTGTTAGTTTACACAGTGGTACACTAAAAAAGACCGGATAGCGTGAACGGGGACGTTCGCGCTATCGCTATTAAAAACAAAACCAATAAATAATATGGAACACAGAGTTGTATTCGACTTTGAAGTGGAATTTACCAACGGAGGAGGCATACAAGGCCAGGATTTCAGGTTGGACATCGATGGCGATACCATTTCTGACTATGCCTTAGCAGATTATATTATCCAGGATCTGCGGTTATTAATGGTTGGAAAAGTTAACATTCTCAATAAAGTTTATATTCAGGAAAAGCATAAGCGTCAGATAATTGATACTATTCCGCGTGAAAACCTGATCGACCTGAGCCATACCATTTTTGACGGACTCATTACTTACAAAGGTCTCCCTGCTCCTATCATTTGTGATTATTTGAGCCGGGAAGATTCCAATGGAAAATATGAAGAAGGAACTACATTCCAAATCGGGAAGATCGAAATGGTAAGTAATACAGGCACTTACATCGACTGCCCGTTTCATCGTTACGAGCATGGAAAAGATTTATCAGAAACAGCCCTGGAAGCCTTTGCAAATCTGGAAGCTATTACTATTAATGTGCAGGGTATTATGGAAATAGGCGTGGAATATTTTAAAAATAAAGAGATCAGAA from Dyadobacter sp. NIV53 carries:
- a CDS encoding DUF1080 domain-containing protein, which gives rise to MNRSILNKRIAGASLLLLIGLNITGFAQTGVGTKAPKGAEVFLDGSRKMLDEKWIYWEGPRFAAKPPIKWTVVKDPVDGGNVINCNDPVSAGGLYGSADIVTKKQFRDFRGHVEFLITKEGGNSGVYLQNRYEIQVLDGDTTSHGMAAVINESKSPYHAYNGIGKWNSYDILFRAARFKDGKLTEKPMVTLYFNGKKVHSNQQISQVWGGPNSGIDGGNDGGKGITDTPGGLKLQSEGHDVYFRNIWIKEENLKEANTDF
- a CDS encoding cyclase family protein, which translates into the protein MEHRVVFDFEVEFTNGGGIQGQDFRLDIDGDTISDYALADYIIQDLRLLMVGKVNILNKVYIQEKHKRQIIDTIPRENLIDLSHTIFDGLITYKGLPAPIICDYLSREDSNGKYEEGTTFQIGKIEMVSNTGTYIDCPFHRYEHGKDLSETALEAFANLEAITINVQGIMEIGVEYFKNKEIRNKAILVNTGWSKYWNTDSYFENHPFINKEAAEYIRDCQVKLVGIDSHNIDDTRGKSRPVHTILLGSEILIVEHLCNLDKLPESNYKFSAVPPKFKGVGTFPVRAFATV